A single Paraburkholderia sp. FT54 DNA region contains:
- a CDS encoding DUF1656 domain-containing protein, whose translation MPRDIAVFDAYVPAIVLLFIAGAGLTWVLDRVIAYTGLYRVVWHPSLFRASLLVCVCGVLGLAVYR comes from the coding sequence ATGCCACGTGATATCGCCGTTTTCGACGCCTACGTGCCGGCCATCGTGCTGCTGTTCATCGCGGGCGCGGGGCTGACCTGGGTGTTGGACCGCGTGATTGCCTATACGGGCCTGTATCGCGTGGTGTGGCATCCGTCCTTGTTCCGGGCCAGCTTGCTCGTGTGTGTGTGCGGCGTGCTGGGTCTCGCCGTTTATCGTTGA
- a CDS encoding MFS transporter yields METSLDKSALTGAPAGTGTAAAQPAAKVQRTVYSVLGAISFSHLLNDMIQSLILAIYPMLKDNFSLSFGQIGLITLTYQITASLLQPLVGIYTDKHPKPYSLPVGMGFTLAGLLLMSVAPNFSVLLVAAALVGCGSSVFHPESSRVARMASGGRHGLAQSLFQVGGNAGSSLGPLLAALIVIPHGQRSIAWFSVAALVAMVVLTQIGRWYKQHPSVKKARGVAGHATLSRNKVMFAMSVLILLVFSKYFYLASINSYFTFYLIDKFHLPVQAAQVHLFVFLAAVAAGTVIGGPIGDRIGRKYVIWVSILGVAPFTLLLPYANLFWTGVLTVVIGVVLASAFSAILVYAQELIPGKVGMVAGLFFGFAFGMGGIGAAVLGQLADATSITYVYKVCSFLPLIGVLTVFLPDVEGKRAKA; encoded by the coding sequence ATGGAAACGAGCCTCGATAAAAGCGCCCTCACCGGCGCGCCAGCCGGAACAGGAACCGCCGCCGCGCAACCGGCCGCCAAGGTGCAGCGCACCGTCTATTCCGTGCTCGGCGCGATCAGCTTTTCGCACCTGCTCAACGACATGATCCAGTCGTTGATTCTCGCGATCTACCCGATGCTGAAGGACAACTTCTCGTTGTCGTTCGGCCAGATCGGCCTGATCACGCTGACCTACCAGATCACCGCGTCGCTGCTGCAGCCGCTCGTCGGCATTTATACGGACAAGCATCCGAAGCCGTATTCGCTGCCCGTCGGCATGGGCTTCACGCTCGCGGGTCTGCTGCTGATGTCGGTCGCGCCCAACTTCAGCGTGCTGCTCGTGGCGGCGGCGCTGGTCGGCTGCGGTTCGTCGGTGTTCCACCCGGAATCGTCGCGGGTCGCGCGCATGGCGTCGGGCGGTCGTCACGGGTTGGCGCAGTCGCTGTTCCAGGTGGGCGGCAATGCGGGTTCGTCGCTCGGGCCGCTGCTCGCAGCATTGATCGTGATTCCGCACGGCCAGCGCAGCATCGCGTGGTTCTCGGTAGCCGCGCTTGTCGCGATGGTCGTGCTGACGCAGATCGGCCGCTGGTACAAGCAGCATCCTTCGGTGAAGAAGGCGCGCGGCGTCGCCGGTCACGCCACGCTTTCGCGCAACAAGGTCATGTTCGCGATGAGCGTGCTGATCCTGCTGGTGTTCTCGAAGTACTTTTATCTCGCCAGCATCAACAGCTACTTCACGTTCTATCTGATCGACAAGTTCCATCTGCCGGTGCAGGCCGCGCAGGTCCATCTGTTCGTGTTCCTCGCGGCCGTCGCGGCGGGCACGGTGATCGGCGGTCCGATCGGCGACAGGATCGGCCGCAAGTATGTGATCTGGGTGTCGATCCTCGGCGTGGCGCCGTTCACGCTGCTGCTGCCGTATGCCAATCTGTTCTGGACCGGCGTGCTGACGGTGGTGATCGGCGTGGTGCTGGCCTCGGCGTTCTCGGCGATCCTCGTGTATGCGCAGGAGTTGATTCCCGGCAAGGTGGGCATGGTCGCGGGCCTCTTCTTCGGCTTTGCGTTCGGCATGGGCGGGATCGGCGCGGCGGTGCTCGGGCAACTGGCCGATGCCACCAGCATCACGTACGTGTACAAGGTCTGTTCGTTCCTGCCGCTGATCGGCGTGCTGACGGTGTTCCTGCCGGATGTGGAAGGCAAGCGCGCGAAGGCGTGA
- a CDS encoding HlyD family secretion protein produces the protein MTIRNVVGFVATTVIFIVAILIGRVLWVHYMDEPWTRDGRVRAEIVNVAPDVSGAVVDLPVKDNQLVKKGDLLMQIDPSHYEIAVEQAQAAVAARKAELQMRRDDAQRRADMDALVVSKESRENATHTASAAEASYQQALAALDAARLNLSRTRVVSPVDGYVTNLSVFRGDYATAGAAKLAIVDSHSFWVYGYFEETKLPHVSVGDKAEVRLMSGGTLQGHVESISRGIYDRDNPESRELLADVNPTFNWVRLAQRVPVRVKIDSVPDDVVLAAGITCTVVVTPGVGKAG, from the coding sequence ATGACCATCCGAAATGTTGTGGGCTTCGTCGCGACGACTGTTATTTTTATCGTCGCGATTTTGATTGGACGCGTGCTGTGGGTTCATTACATGGACGAACCGTGGACGCGCGATGGGCGCGTGCGCGCCGAGATCGTGAATGTCGCGCCGGATGTGTCGGGCGCGGTTGTCGATCTGCCTGTGAAAGACAATCAACTGGTGAAGAAAGGCGATCTGCTGATGCAGATCGATCCGTCGCACTATGAGATTGCGGTTGAACAGGCGCAGGCCGCGGTTGCCGCGCGAAAGGCCGAGTTGCAGATGAGGCGCGATGATGCGCAACGGCGTGCGGATATGGATGCCTTGGTCGTGTCCAAAGAGAGCCGTGAGAATGCGACTCATACGGCTTCGGCTGCGGAGGCTTCTTATCAGCAGGCTTTGGCTGCGCTCGATGCGGCCAGGTTGAATCTTTCGCGGACGCGGGTTGTGTCGCCCGTTGATGGGTATGTGACTAACCTCAGTGTGTTCCGCGGCGACTATGCGACTGCGGGCGCGGCCAAACTGGCGATTGTCGATAGTCATTCGTTCTGGGTCTATGGGTATTTTGAGGAGACCAAGCTTCCTCACGTGAGCGTCGGCGACAAGGCCGAGGTTCGGCTGATGAGCGGCGGCACGTTGCAAGGACACGTCGAGAGTATTTCTCGTGGGATCTACGATCGGGATAATCCCGAAAGCCGGGAATTGCTGGCTGACGTGAATCCCACTTTCAATTGGGTGCGGTTGGCGCAGCGCGTACCGGTGCGGGTGAAGATCGATTCTGTGCCGGATGACGTGGTGTTGGCGGCAGGAATTACTTGTACTGTTGTTGTCACGCCTGGGGTGGGTAAGGCTGGTTGA
- a CDS encoding UvrD-helicase domain-containing protein: MPDLLANLNPEQHAAVTLPNEPALILAGAGSGKTRVLITRIAWLIQHGLASPATILAVTFTNKAAREMMSRLSALLPIDTRGMWIGTFHGLCNRMLRAHHRDAGLPATFQILDTADQLSAIKRLMKGLNIDDEKYPAKNLQYFINNAKEQGLRPKDVDATDNFNRKFVELYEAYDQQCQREGVVDFPELLLRCYELLAHNPPLRAHYQARFRHILVDEFQDTNKLQYAWLKLLAGQTNSIFAVGDDDQSIYAFRGANVGNMRDFEHEFNVRHLIKLEQNYRSHGHILDAANQLIANNSRRLGKNLRTDAGHGEPVRVYESATDSQEAGWIVEEIKALISTGTSRSEVAILYRSNAQSRTIEHTLVNAGIAYRVYGGLRFFERQEVKHALAYLRLIDNPNDDTAFARVVNFPTRGIGARSVEQLADAARLYNCSMAAAIPYVAGKAGSSLAGFANLIGKMRAETQQMSLPETVEYVVRTSGLSEFYQNEREGQDRLENLQELVNAAAAFVSEEGYGMDTPARSIPLRPGATAAPELAVATDDPNTVVLDAPGIADPAQNPDTMTPLAGFLSHASLEAGDNQAQAGQEAVQLMTVHAAKGLEFTAVFITGLEEGLFPHENSAMESDGLEEERRLMYVAITRAKERLYLSFAQSRMLHGQTRYNIRSRFFDELPQETLKWLTPKVEAGARWGGRSDNAGYGRDWFARPGYTGAASSTPAPLPAFANEQRAAETGFRVGQQVFHTKFGEGTITALEGGGTDAKAQVKFKRHGEKWLALAVAKLQAVE; encoded by the coding sequence ATGCCCGACCTGCTAGCCAATCTAAACCCCGAACAACACGCCGCCGTCACGCTCCCCAACGAGCCCGCGCTCATTCTCGCCGGCGCGGGCAGCGGCAAGACCCGCGTTCTGATCACGCGCATCGCATGGTTGATCCAGCATGGCTTGGCGTCGCCGGCCACGATCCTTGCGGTGACCTTCACCAACAAAGCCGCCCGCGAAATGATGTCGCGTCTGTCGGCGCTCCTGCCGATCGACACGCGCGGCATGTGGATCGGCACCTTCCACGGGCTGTGTAACCGCATGCTGCGCGCGCACCATCGCGACGCGGGCCTGCCGGCCACCTTCCAGATTCTCGATACCGCCGATCAGCTGTCCGCGATCAAGCGTCTGATGAAGGGCCTCAATATCGACGACGAAAAGTACCCGGCGAAAAATCTCCAGTACTTCATCAACAACGCGAAAGAACAAGGCCTGCGGCCGAAAGACGTCGACGCCACCGACAACTTCAACCGCAAATTCGTCGAACTCTACGAAGCCTACGACCAGCAGTGCCAGCGCGAGGGCGTGGTCGACTTTCCGGAACTGCTGCTGCGCTGCTACGAACTGCTCGCGCACAATCCGCCGCTGCGCGCCCATTATCAGGCGCGCTTCAGGCACATTCTGGTCGACGAATTCCAGGACACCAACAAGCTGCAATACGCGTGGCTCAAGCTGCTGGCGGGTCAGACCAATTCGATCTTCGCCGTCGGCGACGACGACCAGTCGATCTACGCCTTCCGCGGCGCGAACGTCGGCAACATGCGCGACTTCGAACACGAGTTCAACGTCCGCCATCTGATCAAGCTCGAGCAGAATTACCGCTCGCACGGCCATATTCTCGATGCCGCCAATCAGCTCATCGCCAACAATTCGCGCCGTCTGGGCAAGAATCTGCGTACCGACGCAGGGCACGGCGAACCGGTTCGCGTGTACGAATCCGCGACCGATTCGCAGGAAGCCGGCTGGATCGTCGAGGAAATCAAGGCGCTGATCAGCACCGGCACGTCGCGCAGCGAAGTCGCGATTCTCTACCGCAGCAACGCGCAGTCGCGCACGATCGAACACACGCTGGTCAACGCGGGCATCGCCTATCGCGTGTACGGCGGCTTGCGCTTTTTCGAGCGCCAGGAAGTCAAGCACGCGCTCGCCTATCTGCGCCTGATCGACAATCCGAACGACGACACCGCGTTTGCGCGCGTCGTCAATTTCCCGACGCGCGGCATCGGCGCGCGCTCGGTCGAGCAACTCGCGGACGCGGCGCGTCTGTACAACTGCTCGATGGCCGCGGCAATTCCGTACGTGGCGGGCAAGGCGGGTTCGAGCCTCGCGGGTTTCGCGAACCTGATCGGTAAGATGCGCGCGGAAACGCAGCAGATGAGCCTGCCGGAAACCGTCGAATACGTGGTCCGCACGAGCGGTCTCTCGGAGTTTTATCAGAACGAACGCGAAGGCCAGGACCGGCTGGAAAACTTGCAGGAACTGGTCAACGCGGCCGCCGCGTTCGTCAGCGAAGAGGGCTACGGCATGGACACGCCGGCGCGCTCCATTCCGCTGCGTCCGGGCGCGACCGCCGCACCCGAACTGGCCGTTGCCACCGACGATCCGAATACGGTCGTGCTCGACGCCCCCGGCATTGCCGATCCCGCGCAAAACCCGGACACGATGACGCCGCTCGCCGGCTTCCTGTCGCACGCGTCGCTGGAGGCGGGCGACAACCAGGCGCAAGCCGGCCAGGAAGCCGTGCAACTGATGACGGTGCATGCCGCCAAGGGCCTTGAATTCACGGCGGTGTTCATCACCGGTCTGGAAGAGGGGCTGTTCCCGCACGAGAATAGCGCGATGGAATCGGACGGTCTGGAAGAAGAGCGCCGCCTGATGTACGTGGCGATCACACGCGCCAAGGAGCGGCTGTACCTGTCGTTCGCGCAGAGCCGCATGCTGCACGGCCAGACCCGTTACAACATCCGTTCGCGTTTCTTCGACGAACTGCCGCAGGAAACGCTCAAGTGGCTCACGCCGAAGGTCGAGGCGGGCGCGCGCTGGGGCGGCCGCTCGGACAACGCGGGTTATGGGCGCGACTGGTTCGCGCGGCCGGGTTATACGGGGGCTGCGTCGTCGACGCCGGCACCGTTGCCCGCGTTCGCGAACGAACAGCGTGCGGCGGAAACGGGTTTCCGCGTGGGCCAGCAGGTGTTCCACACCAAGTTCGGCGAAGGCACGATCACCGCGCTCGAAGGCGGCGGCACCGACGCGAAGGCGCAGGTCAAATTCAAGCGGCACGGCGAGAAATGGCTGGCCTTGGCGGTCGCTAAATTGCAGGCGGTGGAATGA
- a CDS encoding 5'-methylthioadenosine/adenosylhomocysteine nucleosidase, with protein MSDIDPNRSGAPVSHRPLGILAALPQELGDLIAAMRAESGVRTITHGQRDYHLGTVHGAPCVVTLARVGKVAAAATVSALIHAFDVEAIVFTGVAGGVGSEVRVGDIVVADALLQHDLDASPLFPRFEVPLLGISRFDADAALADQLAAACQRFVAEEGAASAARFGTREPRVHRGLIISGDQFVASAAGVQALREALPDALAVEMEGAAIAQVCYEYGVPCAVVRTVSDTADDHAPASFVSFLTEIAGTYSNAILTRFLEARGSTV; from the coding sequence ATGTCCGACATCGATCCGAACCGCAGCGGCGCGCCGGTTTCGCATCGGCCGCTCGGGATTCTGGCGGCGTTGCCGCAAGAGCTCGGCGACCTGATCGCCGCGATGCGCGCTGAGTCCGGTGTGCGCACCATCACGCATGGTCAGCGGGACTATCACCTGGGCACCGTCCACGGCGCGCCGTGTGTCGTGACGCTGGCGCGCGTCGGCAAGGTTGCGGCGGCGGCCACGGTCAGCGCGCTGATCCATGCATTCGACGTCGAAGCGATCGTGTTCACCGGCGTGGCCGGCGGCGTGGGAAGCGAAGTGCGGGTGGGCGATATCGTCGTCGCCGACGCGCTGCTGCAGCACGATCTCGATGCGTCGCCGCTGTTTCCGCGTTTCGAAGTGCCGTTGCTCGGCATCTCGCGATTCGACGCCGATGCGGCGCTGGCCGATCAGCTCGCCGCGGCCTGCCAGCGCTTCGTCGCCGAAGAGGGCGCGGCCTCGGCGGCGCGCTTCGGCACGCGCGAGCCGCGCGTGCATCGCGGTTTGATCATCAGCGGCGATCAGTTCGTGGCCAGCGCGGCGGGCGTTCAGGCCTTGCGCGAGGCGTTGCCGGATGCGCTCGCCGTGGAGATGGAAGGCGCGGCGATCGCGCAGGTCTGTTACGAATACGGTGTGCCGTGCGCGGTGGTGCGTACCGTCTCGGATACCGCCGACGATCACGCGCCGGCGTCTTTCGTATCGTTTCTCACGGAGATCGCGGGGACCTATTCGAATGCGATTCTGACGCGGTTTTTAGAAGCACGTGGTTCGACGGTCTGA
- a CDS encoding methyl-accepting chemotaxis protein, whose translation MKAVSLGSQTGAGFVPEGASAGKPPRGQGSRSRAVRLKGLSVKAMLRLAFAVLLIGTLLIGMFSLTQISRLNASAQSIYDQGHVASRAAEEARGHMLRASRAQKMLLTATTAKERDELGTDIEAGLSGLATQLGTLQQYVETFDAKAVDQQKKFAAAVTVWSGHLRDFVTLVKAQPLDLSQMNWQVGTQDVSLLVETGKLEKMVDELVAQRGTAAKATIEASGFIYHSSFVMIAVATLGLIVLAFGISEWVVRRLAGQLGGEPAYAKEIASRIAAGDLSVEIALGRKDRSSMLFALHDMQSGLATTVADIASSADAIATASGEISMGNLDLSQRTEQQAMALERTASSMEQLTSTVRQNADNAKQASTLANNASEIAEKGGEVVSRVVATMNDINDSARSIGDIIGVIEGIAFQTNILALNAAVEAARAGEEGRGFSVVAAEVRNLAQRSAAAAKEIKGLISTSVERVSNGSALAQDAGQTMDEVVKAVKRVTDIMGEISAASSEQSAGIEEINLAVTQMDSGTQQNAALVEEATAAARSLDDQARGLKVMVGKFRL comes from the coding sequence ATGAAAGCAGTTTCGCTGGGTAGCCAGACGGGCGCGGGATTCGTACCGGAGGGGGCATCGGCTGGCAAGCCGCCGCGTGGCCAGGGTAGCCGCTCGCGAGCGGTGAGGCTCAAGGGTTTGTCGGTGAAGGCGATGTTGCGCCTCGCGTTTGCCGTGCTGCTGATCGGCACGCTGCTGATCGGCATGTTTTCGCTGACCCAGATCAGCCGCCTGAATGCGTCCGCGCAATCCATCTACGATCAGGGGCACGTCGCCAGCCGCGCGGCCGAAGAAGCGCGCGGCCACATGTTGCGCGCGAGCCGCGCGCAAAAAATGCTGCTCACCGCGACCACCGCGAAAGAGCGCGATGAACTCGGCACCGACATCGAGGCGGGGCTGAGCGGTCTTGCCACGCAACTCGGCACGCTGCAACAGTACGTCGAGACGTTCGACGCCAAGGCCGTCGACCAGCAGAAGAAATTCGCCGCCGCCGTGACGGTATGGAGCGGCCATCTGCGCGACTTCGTGACGCTCGTGAAAGCGCAGCCGCTCGATCTGTCGCAGATGAACTGGCAGGTCGGCACGCAGGACGTGTCGCTGCTGGTCGAAACCGGCAAGCTGGAAAAAATGGTCGACGAACTCGTCGCGCAGCGCGGCACGGCAGCGAAGGCGACCATCGAGGCGTCGGGCTTTATTTACCACTCGTCGTTCGTGATGATCGCGGTGGCGACGCTTGGGCTGATCGTCCTCGCGTTCGGCATCAGCGAGTGGGTGGTGCGGCGCCTCGCCGGCCAGCTCGGCGGCGAGCCGGCGTATGCGAAGGAAATTGCCAGCCGGATCGCGGCGGGCGATCTGTCGGTCGAGATCGCGTTGGGTCGCAAGGACAGGTCGAGCATGCTGTTCGCGCTGCACGACATGCAGAGCGGGCTCGCGACGACGGTCGCCGATATTGCGTCGAGCGCGGACGCGATTGCGACGGCCTCGGGCGAGATTTCGATGGGTAACCTGGACCTCTCGCAGCGCACCGAACAGCAGGCGATGGCGCTCGAGCGCACCGCGAGCAGCATGGAGCAGCTGACCTCGACGGTTCGCCAGAACGCCGACAACGCGAAGCAGGCGAGCACGTTGGCCAATAACGCGTCGGAGATCGCGGAGAAGGGTGGCGAGGTGGTGAGCCGCGTGGTCGCGACGATGAACGATATCAACGATAGCGCGCGCAGTATCGGCGACATCATTGGCGTGATCGAAGGGATTGCGTTTCAGACCAACATTCTTGCGTTGAATGCGGCGGTTGAGGCTGCGCGGGCTGGGGAGGAAGGGCGGGGATTTTCGGTTGTGGCTGCCGAGGTGCGGAATCTGGCTCAGCGCAGTGCTGCGGCCGCCAAGGAGATCAAAGGCTTGATCAGTACTTCGGTCGAGCGGGTGAGCAATGGGTCGGCTTTGGCTCAGGATGCCGGGCAGACTATGGATGAGGTCGTCAAGGCTGTGAAGCGGGTGACCGATATCATGGGGGAGATTTCGGCGGCGTCTTCCGAGCAGAGTGCCGGGATCGAGGAGATCAATCTCGCGGTGACGCAGATGGATTCCGGGACGCAGCAGAATGCGGCACTGGTGGAGGAGGCAACCGCTGCTGCCAGATCGTTGGATGATCAGGCGCGGGGGTTGAAGGTTATGGTGGGGAAGTTCAGGTTGTGA
- a CDS encoding propionate--CoA ligase, which yields MTSYRDFHRRSIDDPEAFWRDEARRIHWQTPFDTVLDRSKPPFARWFVGGRTNLCHNAVDRHLAERAQQNALVYVSTETGIERRYTYAELHAEINRMAAVMRSLGVKRGDVVLLYLPMIPEALFAMLACARLGAIHSVVFGGFAAPNLAARIDDAKPVLIVTADAGARGGKVIDYTPLMDEALARAKHKTPHVLLIDRQLAPERLNASYLVAYEPLREQFFDAHVPCEWLESNEPSYVLYTSGTTGKPKGVQRDVGGYAVALAASMEHIFQGKAGDTMFTASDVGWVVGHSYIVYAPLIAGLTTVMYEGTPIRPDGGIWWRLVAHHRINLMFTAPTALRVLKKQDPALLKKADLSSLRALFLAGEPLDEPTAAWIAGALGKPVVDNYWQTETGWPMLAIPRGVEALPTKLGSPGVPSAGFNLTLRNELSGEPCRPGEKGVLTLDYPLPPGCMSTVWGDDKRFVSTYWSSIPNRQVYSTFDWGVQDEDGYVTILGRTDDVINVAGHRLGTREIEEALSSHAAVAEVAVVGVTDPLKGQAAMAFVVLRDAQAYADTKKRNKLEAELTATVDRQLGAIARPSRVVVVSMLPKTRSGKLLRRAIAALAEGREPGDLPTIEDPAALQQVREALGEGGGN from the coding sequence ATGACAAGCTACCGCGACTTCCACCGCCGTTCGATCGACGACCCCGAGGCATTCTGGCGCGACGAGGCGCGGCGCATTCATTGGCAGACGCCGTTCGACACGGTGCTCGATCGCTCGAAGCCGCCGTTCGCGCGCTGGTTCGTCGGTGGCCGCACGAACCTGTGCCATAACGCGGTGGACCGTCATCTGGCCGAGCGCGCGCAACAGAACGCGCTGGTGTATGTCTCGACGGAAACCGGCATCGAACGGCGCTACACCTACGCCGAGCTGCACGCGGAAATCAACCGGATGGCCGCGGTCATGCGCTCGCTCGGCGTGAAGCGCGGCGACGTGGTGTTGCTCTATCTGCCGATGATCCCCGAGGCCCTGTTCGCGATGCTCGCCTGCGCGCGCCTCGGCGCGATTCACTCGGTGGTGTTCGGCGGCTTCGCGGCGCCCAACCTCGCGGCCCGCATCGACGACGCGAAGCCCGTGCTGATCGTCACCGCCGACGCCGGCGCGCGCGGCGGCAAGGTAATCGACTACACGCCGCTGATGGACGAAGCGCTCGCCCGCGCGAAGCACAAGACGCCGCACGTGCTGCTGATCGACCGGCAACTCGCGCCCGAGCGGCTCAACGCCAGCTACCTGGTTGCATACGAGCCGCTGCGCGAACAGTTCTTTGACGCCCACGTGCCGTGCGAGTGGCTCGAATCGAACGAGCCTTCGTATGTGCTGTACACGTCGGGCACGACCGGCAAGCCGAAGGGCGTGCAACGCGACGTCGGCGGCTACGCGGTCGCGCTGGCGGCATCGATGGAACACATTTTTCAGGGCAAGGCGGGCGACACGATGTTCACCGCGTCGGACGTGGGCTGGGTGGTCGGCCACAGCTATATCGTCTACGCGCCGCTGATCGCGGGCCTCACCACCGTCATGTACGAAGGCACGCCGATCCGTCCGGACGGCGGCATCTGGTGGCGCCTCGTCGCCCATCACCGGATCAATCTGATGTTCACCGCGCCCACCGCCTTGCGCGTGCTGAAAAAGCAGGACCCGGCGCTGCTGAAGAAAGCCGATCTGTCGAGCCTGCGTGCGCTGTTCCTCGCCGGCGAGCCGCTCGACGAACCGACCGCCGCGTGGATCGCCGGCGCGCTCGGCAAGCCGGTGGTCGACAACTACTGGCAGACCGAAACCGGCTGGCCGATGCTGGCGATCCCGCGCGGCGTCGAGGCGTTGCCCACCAAGCTCGGCTCGCCGGGCGTGCCGTCGGCGGGTTTCAATCTGACCTTGCGCAACGAGCTGAGCGGCGAGCCCTGCCGGCCCGGCGAAAAGGGTGTACTGACGCTGGACTATCCGCTGCCGCCGGGTTGCATGTCGACGGTATGGGGCGACGACAAGCGTTTCGTCAGCACGTACTGGTCGAGCATTCCGAACCGGCAGGTCTATTCGACCTTCGACTGGGGCGTACAGGACGAAGACGGCTACGTGACGATCCTCGGCCGCACTGACGACGTGATCAACGTCGCCGGCCACCGGCTCGGCACGCGCGAGATCGAGGAAGCGTTGTCGAGCCACGCGGCCGTGGCGGAAGTGGCGGTGGTCGGCGTGACGGATCCGTTGAAGGGTCAGGCGGCGATGGCCTTCGTGGTGCTGCGCGACGCACAGGCCTACGCGGACACGAAAAAGCGCAACAAACTGGAAGCCGAACTCACCGCGACGGTGGACCGCCAGCTCGGCGCGATTGCGCGGCCGTCACGCGTCGTGGTGGTGTCGATGCTGCCGAAGACGCGCTCCGGCAAGCTGCTGCGCCGCGCGATCGCGGCGCTCGCAGAAGGACGCGAGCCGGGCGACCTGCCGACCATCGAGGATCCGGCGGCGTTGCAGCAGGTGCGCGAGGCGCTGGGCGAAGGTGGGGGGAACTAG